The following proteins come from a genomic window of Candidatus Thiodiazotropha sp. CDECU1:
- a CDS encoding energy-coupling factor ABC transporter permease: MHIPDGFIAPQFYLPAYAVTGGFWVWAVRGLKQRLDEETIPRLAVITALAYVIGMVMLPLPGGSTGHLVGIGMLAMLFGVRLAFLAYSLVLLLQALLFGAGGITALPVNALAVGLVGAITMTLFMGWRSERYQLPFLVAGAFLAVVIPALLIALVLGIQPAIAQRDDGTPLFFPFGPEVVIPAILLPHLVIGGLEALLTLAVWRYAKTRGWLA, from the coding sequence ATGCATATTCCCGACGGCTTTATCGCACCACAGTTTTATCTGCCGGCCTATGCAGTCACAGGGGGATTCTGGGTATGGGCGGTACGCGGGCTTAAACAGAGACTGGATGAGGAGACCATACCCCGTTTGGCTGTGATCACGGCCCTCGCCTATGTCATTGGTATGGTCATGTTGCCGCTGCCGGGGGGCAGTACCGGGCACCTGGTGGGTATAGGCATGCTGGCGATGCTGTTTGGTGTCAGGCTCGCCTTTCTGGCCTACAGTCTGGTGTTGTTGTTGCAGGCGCTTCTGTTTGGTGCCGGGGGCATTACCGCACTGCCGGTGAATGCGCTCGCCGTCGGCCTGGTCGGCGCCATCACGATGACCCTTTTCATGGGTTGGCGAAGTGAGCGATATCAGTTGCCCTTCCTTGTTGCTGGTGCATTTCTGGCAGTGGTGATACCCGCATTGCTGATCGCATTGGTATTAGGGATTCAACCTGCCATCGCGCAACGAGATGATGGAACGCCGCTGTTCTTCCCTTTCGGTCCCGAGGTGGTGATTCCTGCCATCCTTTTGCCGCACCTGGTGATCGGCGGGTTAGAGGCGCTGCTTACCCTGGCCGTGTGGCGCTATGCCAAGACAAGGGGATGGCTGGCATGA
- a CDS encoding DEAD/DEAH box helicase — protein MSDTKPLPTSFSDFNLPKSLLKALEAVGYETPSPIQAQTIPHMLQGRDLLGHAPTGTGKTAAFALPLLSRLDTKRQHVQVLVLTPTRELAIQVAEAFQRYASHIKGFHVLPVYGGQDYSGQIRQLKRGVHVVVGTPGRVMDHMRKGTLRLDSIQALVLDEADEMLRMGFIDDVQWILEQIPEKHQTALFSATMPKEIQRIARRHLDNPCEIAIKTRTATADTIRQRYWPVSGLHKLDALTRILEVESFDAIIVFVRTKTATTELAERLEARGYAAAALNGDMVQKQREQMVERLKRGSLDILVATDVAARGLDVERISHVINYDIPYDTEAYIHRIGRTGRAGRTGDAILFVAPRERRMLNAIEKATRQKITPLELPTNEMVNNKRIANFKQRISDTIAVGELDFMQSLLEQFQQEHDVPALEIAAALAKISMGDRPLLLDPEREKPASHDRSARKNKDGRERQQRPPKTRPAQGMERFRIEVGHQHQVKPGNIVGAIANEAGLDAQHIGHIDIHDDFTLVDLPAGMPQDIFQDLKRAWVCGQQMQIARVQQADKRKKAPRKGKKRSKSA, from the coding sequence ATGTCCGACACCAAACCCCTCCCCACCAGCTTTAGCGACTTTAACCTGCCTAAATCCCTGTTGAAGGCACTAGAAGCGGTCGGCTACGAAACCCCCTCGCCGATTCAGGCCCAGACCATACCCCATATGTTGCAAGGCCGGGATCTGCTGGGGCATGCACCTACAGGCACGGGCAAGACCGCGGCTTTCGCCCTGCCCCTGCTATCCAGGCTCGATACCAAACGGCAGCATGTTCAGGTCCTGGTCCTTACGCCGACCCGGGAGCTGGCTATCCAGGTGGCCGAGGCCTTCCAACGCTATGCGTCCCACATCAAGGGATTTCATGTCCTGCCGGTGTACGGCGGTCAGGACTATTCCGGCCAGATTCGCCAGTTGAAGCGAGGAGTGCATGTGGTTGTGGGCACCCCGGGGCGGGTCATGGATCACATGCGCAAGGGGACGCTCAGGCTTGACTCGATTCAGGCCCTGGTCCTGGATGAGGCGGATGAGATGCTGCGTATGGGCTTTATCGATGATGTGCAGTGGATCCTGGAACAGATCCCGGAAAAGCATCAGACCGCCCTGTTCTCGGCAACCATGCCCAAAGAGATCCAGCGGATTGCCCGGCGCCACCTGGATAATCCTTGTGAGATAGCGATCAAGACACGCACTGCGACGGCGGATACCATTCGTCAACGCTATTGGCCGGTCAGCGGACTGCACAAGCTGGATGCCTTGACCCGCATCCTGGAGGTGGAGAGCTTCGATGCCATTATCGTGTTTGTACGCACCAAGACCGCAACCACTGAACTGGCCGAGCGCTTGGAGGCCAGGGGATATGCCGCTGCCGCCTTGAATGGGGATATGGTGCAGAAACAGCGTGAGCAGATGGTGGAACGCCTGAAACGTGGTTCGCTGGATATCCTGGTGGCTACCGACGTGGCCGCCCGTGGCCTCGATGTGGAACGCATCAGCCATGTCATCAATTACGATATCCCCTATGACACCGAGGCCTATATCCACCGTATCGGCCGCACCGGTCGTGCCGGACGCACGGGTGATGCAATCCTGTTTGTGGCCCCCCGTGAGCGTCGCATGCTGAATGCCATCGAGAAGGCGACCAGACAGAAAATAACACCCCTTGAGCTGCCCACCAATGAGATGGTGAACAATAAACGTATCGCCAATTTCAAACAGCGCATCAGCGATACCATTGCGGTCGGGGAGCTGGATTTCATGCAGAGTCTGCTCGAACAGTTTCAGCAGGAGCACGATGTACCGGCACTGGAGATAGCCGCCGCCCTGGCAAAGATATCCATGGGTGATCGCCCGCTGCTGCTGGATCCGGAACGGGAAAAACCCGCCTCGCATGACAGGAGCGCAAGAAAAAACAAGGATGGCAGAGAGAGGCAACAGCGTCCCCCTAAGACACGCCCGGCGCAAGGTATGGAACGATTTCGCATCGAAGTGGGCCATCAACACCAGGTCAAACCTGGCAACATTGTCGGTGCCATTGCCAACGAAGCCGGTCTTGATGCCCAGCATATCGGGCATATCGATATCCATGATGATTTCACTCTTGTGGATCTGCCGGCCGGGATGCCGCAGGATATTTTCCAGGACCTGAAGCGGGCGTGGGTATGCGGTCAACAGATGCAAATCGCTAGAGTGCAACAAGCGGATAAACGAAAAAAAGCCCCGCGTAAAGGCAAGAAGCGAAGTAAATCTGCCTGA
- a CDS encoding YgaP family membrane protein has product MDLLKKNVGKTDRIVRIIVGILLVGNIFYGIQSPIGWIGVILLLTGLFAICPLYSVLSLDTRSSGEKVGLK; this is encoded by the coding sequence ATGGATTTACTGAAAAAGAATGTCGGTAAAACTGACCGTATCGTGCGCATCATCGTTGGCATTCTGCTGGTCGGCAATATCTTCTATGGCATACAGAGCCCGATCGGTTGGATAGGGGTCATTCTGTTGCTGACCGGTCTATTCGCCATCTGCCCACTCTATTCGGTGCTTAGCCTCGATACCCGCTCCAGCGGCGAAAAGGTCGGCTTGAAATAG
- a CDS encoding YaiI/YqxD family protein — protein sequence MKVKQIWVDADACPKVIKEILYRAAERVEIALILVANQPLQVPGSRYIRTVQVGAGFDIADNYIVQQIEPGDLVITSDIPLAAEVIPKGCLALSPRGDLFTEENIRQRLNMRDFMDTLRGSGIQTGGPAALNQSDRQAFANQLDRLLAR from the coding sequence ATGAAGGTTAAGCAGATTTGGGTGGATGCGGACGCCTGTCCGAAGGTGATCAAGGAGATTCTCTATCGTGCCGCGGAGCGGGTTGAGATTGCCCTGATCCTGGTCGCAAACCAACCATTGCAGGTGCCGGGTTCCCGTTATATTCGCACGGTTCAGGTGGGGGCCGGTTTTGATATCGCCGATAACTACATCGTGCAGCAGATTGAGCCGGGAGATCTGGTGATTACGTCAGACATCCCTTTGGCTGCCGAGGTGATACCGAAAGGGTGCCTGGCGTTGAGTCCGCGGGGCGATCTCTTCACTGAGGAGAATATCCGCCAACGCCTGAACATGCGTGATTTCATGGATACATTACGTGGCAGTGGCATACAAACCGGCGGCCCAGCAGCCCTCAACCAGTCCGATAGGCAGGCATTCGCCAATCAACTCGATCGATTGCTGGCCCGCTGA
- the nikR gene encoding nickel-responsive transcriptional regulator NikR translates to MPENNELARVTVSLPEGLLHELDKRFIDQGYASRSELVRDMIREKLVEERWADEQEEVFGVLTISYDHHQRGLTEKINHIQHHSYINVLCTTHVHLDHHHCLETIIVRGKPDEIEQLVTKIGGMRGVRFSKLTRASIPSM, encoded by the coding sequence ATGCCGGAAAACAATGAGCTTGCCCGTGTCACCGTTTCCCTGCCCGAAGGATTACTGCATGAACTGGACAAACGATTTATCGATCAGGGCTACGCTTCCCGTTCTGAACTGGTACGGGATATGATCAGGGAAAAACTGGTGGAGGAGCGCTGGGCCGATGAGCAGGAGGAGGTATTCGGTGTTTTGACCATCAGCTATGACCACCATCAACGGGGATTGACCGAGAAGATCAACCATATCCAGCACCATAGTTATATCAATGTCCTCTGTACCACCCATGTGCACCTCGATCACCACCATTGCCTGGAAACCATCATCGTGCGGGGCAAACCCGATGAAATCGAACAGCTGGTCACCAAGATAGGTGGTATGCGAGGGGTGAGATTCTCCAAATTGACCCGAGCCTCAATACCTTCAATGTGA
- a CDS encoding DEAD/DEAH box helicase has translation MSFDNLGLSAELLRAIREQGYTQPTPIQRKAIPAILAGKDIMAAAQTGTGKTAGFTLPLLQQLDSRPLSGGRRPVRALVLTPTRELAAQVGDSVETYGRHTGLNSAVIFGGVKINPQIAKLRAGVDILVATPGRLLDHVGQKTVDLSQIEILVLDEADRMLDMGFIHDIRKILALLPVNTARQNLLFSATFSNDIKKLAGRLLDHPELIEVARRNTTAERIKQVIHPVDKGRKREMLSHMIGSQNWRQVLVFTRTKHGANRLAQQLERDGLSTSAIHGNKSQGARTRALAGFKNGDIRVLVATDIAARGLDIDQLPHVVNYELPNVPEDYVHRIGRTGRAGNEGEAISLVCVDEVKLLRDIERLTKTKIPEVVIDGYAPDPTIKPEPIQKRRNDNRRGQHDRTMSGTKNRGKTSKKRPSNDTTQSANSKNSAKQSDTKASHKHKQRQHSEGESRSTHRRSRKNRGKEVAVLLGG, from the coding sequence ATGTCATTTGATAATCTCGGCCTGTCGGCCGAACTCCTGCGCGCCATTCGCGAGCAGGGTTATACCCAACCCACACCCATTCAACGCAAGGCGATACCTGCCATTCTCGCCGGCAAAGACATTATGGCCGCGGCCCAGACCGGTACCGGAAAGACCGCCGGTTTCACCCTGCCGTTACTGCAACAGCTGGATAGCAGACCCCTGTCTGGCGGTAGGCGCCCAGTGCGTGCGCTGGTACTGACTCCTACCCGGGAACTGGCCGCACAGGTCGGTGATAGCGTGGAAACCTATGGGCGTCACACGGGGTTAAATTCAGCCGTGATCTTCGGTGGCGTCAAGATCAATCCACAGATAGCAAAACTCCGCGCAGGTGTCGATATCCTGGTGGCCACACCCGGCAGACTGTTGGACCATGTGGGTCAGAAGACAGTGGACCTTTCACAGATAGAGATTTTGGTGCTCGATGAGGCTGACCGCATGCTGGACATGGGGTTCATCCACGACATTCGCAAAATACTGGCACTGCTACCGGTCAACACCGCCCGCCAGAATCTGCTCTTTTCCGCCACCTTCTCCAACGATATCAAGAAACTGGCTGGACGCCTGCTGGATCATCCCGAACTGATAGAAGTCGCGCGCAGAAATACCACCGCGGAACGCATTAAGCAGGTGATACATCCGGTGGACAAGGGTCGTAAGCGTGAAATGCTGAGTCACATGATCGGCTCGCAAAACTGGCGTCAAGTGCTGGTCTTCACCCGCACCAAGCATGGCGCAAATCGCCTGGCGCAACAGTTGGAGCGCGACGGCCTGAGCACCTCGGCCATTCATGGTAACAAGAGCCAGGGTGCCCGCACGCGCGCACTTGCCGGCTTTAAGAACGGTGATATCCGTGTTTTGGTAGCCACCGATATCGCCGCTCGCGGTCTGGATATCGACCAACTTCCCCATGTTGTGAATTATGAACTGCCGAATGTCCCTGAGGATTACGTTCACCGTATCGGGCGCACCGGCAGGGCCGGCAATGAAGGGGAAGCCATCTCTCTCGTCTGCGTGGATGAAGTCAAACTATTGAGGGATATTGAGCGGCTGACAAAAACCAAGATTCCTGAAGTGGTGATCGACGGTTACGCACCGGATCCGACTATCAAGCCCGAACCCATTCAGAAAAGACGAAACGACAATCGTCGTGGGCAGCACGACAGAACAATGAGTGGTACAAAAAACCGGGGCAAGACAAGTAAAAAAAGACCCTCGAACGACACCACGCAGTCGGCTAATTCCAAGAATAGTGCGAAGCAGTCGGACACAAAGGCATCGCACAAACATAAGCAGCGTCAGCATAGTGAGGGTGAATCCCGCTCGACACACCGGCGTTCACGGAAAAATCGGGGCAAGGAGGTAGCTGTACTGCTTGGGGGCTGA
- a CDS encoding energy-coupling factor ABC transporter ATP-binding protein: MIELEGIGFSWPEGPPVIRDLTLRVEPGEKLVVLGANGCGKTTLLKLLNGLLFATSGNYRYRGDAVSRQLVRSGPWANRFRREMVLLFQHPEAMLFNPTVADEIGYGPRQLGLPESEKLIHEWAQRLGLQSLLDKAPYSLSGGEKKKVALAAILALEPNCLLLDEPIANLDPRSSGWVVDYLLTTEATVIITTHNLSMAAELGERCIIMDEQGRLCFDGQVKQALADMDLLQRANLVHRHQHRHGAISHSHPHVHDWE; encoded by the coding sequence ATGATTGAGTTGGAGGGTATCGGATTCAGTTGGCCTGAAGGTCCCCCTGTCATCAGAGATCTGACCCTGCGGGTTGAGCCCGGTGAGAAACTGGTGGTGCTGGGTGCCAATGGCTGTGGCAAGACAACCCTGCTCAAGCTATTGAACGGTCTCCTGTTTGCCACATCGGGAAACTATCGCTACAGGGGAGATGCGGTATCCAGGCAACTTGTCCGCAGCGGCCCATGGGCGAATCGGTTTCGACGTGAAATGGTGCTGCTTTTCCAGCACCCGGAAGCTATGCTGTTCAATCCCACGGTCGCCGATGAGATTGGCTATGGCCCACGCCAACTGGGTCTGCCGGAAAGTGAAAAACTGATTCATGAATGGGCGCAACGTTTGGGTCTTCAATCACTGCTGGACAAAGCACCCTACAGTTTATCCGGCGGAGAGAAGAAGAAAGTGGCCCTGGCTGCAATACTCGCCCTTGAACCAAATTGTCTACTGCTTGATGAACCGATCGCCAACCTGGATCCACGCAGCAGTGGTTGGGTGGTCGATTATCTGCTTACTACGGAGGCGACGGTGATTATCACCACCCATAACCTGAGCATGGCCGCTGAATTGGGAGAGCGCTGTATTATCATGGATGAGCAGGGCAGGCTCTGTTTCGACGGCCAGGTCAAGCAGGCATTGGCTGATATGGATCTATTGCAGCGAGCCAACCTGGTGCATCGGCACCAGCATCGGCACGGTGCGATCAGCCATTCCCACCCGCATGTCCACGATTGGGAGTAG
- a CDS encoding DNA alkylation repair protein produces the protein MDAKQLHQRLRGLGDPAIAEHSQRFFKTAKGEYAEGDRFLGIRVPVLRQQAGEYLHMPIKQLLRSLRSVYHEERLCAVLIMVLKYQRGSDVEREAIFQHYLSNTQYINNWDLVDSSAYHILGPHLEYGDRHPLYRLARSDSIWERRMAIISTLYFIKKQQYEDTLKISLELLSDPHDLIHKAVGWMLREVGNRDLNAEQTFLARHYQKMPRTMLRYAIEKFPEKQRKAYLQGRV, from the coding sequence ATGGATGCAAAACAGTTGCATCAACGGTTACGTGGGTTAGGGGATCCCGCTATAGCGGAGCATTCTCAACGCTTCTTCAAAACTGCCAAGGGTGAATATGCTGAAGGGGACCGCTTCTTGGGTATTCGGGTTCCCGTCCTCAGGCAGCAGGCCGGAGAGTACCTGCATATGCCCATCAAGCAGCTGCTTCGTTCGTTGCGCTCCGTCTATCATGAAGAGCGGCTCTGCGCGGTATTGATAATGGTATTGAAATATCAGCGCGGTAGCGATGTGGAGAGAGAAGCGATCTTTCAGCACTACTTGAGTAACACGCAATATATCAATAACTGGGATCTGGTAGACAGCAGTGCCTACCACATCCTAGGCCCACATCTCGAATATGGGGATAGACACCCGCTCTACAGACTGGCTCGGTCAGATAGCATATGGGAACGTCGTATGGCTATTATATCAACTCTATATTTCATTAAAAAACAACAATATGAAGATACATTAAAGATATCGCTTGAGCTTTTGAGCGACCCCCATGACTTGATACACAAGGCTGTTGGCTGGATGCTGCGGGAGGTCGGTAATCGAGATCTCAATGCCGAGCAGACATTCCTCGCCCGGCACTACCAAAAAATGCCCCGCACCATGCTCCGTTATGCCATTGAGAAATTTCCTGAAAAACAGCGTAAAGCCTATCTGCAGGGCCGGGTCTGA
- a CDS encoding GGDEF domain-containing protein, with translation MKMYPDSKEKAGEIFRLTTAYLAKHDLILNPINFSLAYHYVTGVNTAFNKRMDELLENEGGWQDESVGKLFRHYVCSCDEAVLRDLREELMDIVAHTLGTMIDLTGKTSLTNEKIKRHIDTLAESEKIENVMQAVSSIIAETRSLVTETNQFETQLLNSTDEVEKLKEELSYARQEAMLDPLTGVMNRRGFDQTLATVISEVLDQQHAANFCLVLIDIDRFKEVNDNHGHLLGDKVLRAVAELLTRHTKGKDACARFGGDEFAILLPDIGSNNAKNLAEYLRSTIEKIVLKRPNTGAVVGGISVSIGVAAFRMGETIEDFLNRCDQALYRSKSLGRNRVTLAD, from the coding sequence ATGAAGATGTACCCAGACTCGAAGGAAAAGGCCGGTGAGATATTCCGTCTGACAACCGCATATCTGGCAAAGCATGATCTAATTCTAAATCCAATCAACTTCAGCCTTGCATACCACTATGTCACTGGTGTGAATACCGCCTTCAACAAACGTATGGATGAACTGTTGGAGAACGAAGGAGGCTGGCAGGATGAAAGCGTCGGTAAACTCTTCAGGCACTATGTCTGCTCTTGTGATGAGGCGGTTCTCAGGGACCTGAGAGAGGAGCTGATGGACATAGTCGCCCATACATTGGGCACCATGATCGATCTAACCGGCAAAACCTCGTTAACCAATGAAAAGATAAAAAGGCATATCGACACATTGGCGGAGAGCGAGAAGATAGAAAATGTAATGCAGGCGGTCTCCTCGATCATTGCCGAGACTCGGTCATTGGTTACCGAGACTAATCAGTTCGAAACTCAACTGCTCAATTCCACTGACGAGGTTGAAAAACTCAAGGAGGAGTTGAGTTATGCCAGACAGGAAGCGATGTTGGATCCGCTGACAGGTGTGATGAATAGACGTGGATTCGATCAGACACTCGCAACGGTGATCAGCGAGGTGCTAGACCAGCAGCATGCCGCCAATTTTTGTCTGGTGCTCATCGATATAGATCGTTTCAAAGAGGTCAACGATAATCATGGCCATCTTCTGGGAGATAAAGTGCTTCGTGCAGTAGCCGAATTGTTGACCCGTCATACCAAAGGTAAGGATGCCTGTGCGCGCTTCGGTGGTGACGAGTTTGCTATCCTGCTTCCGGATATCGGTTCCAATAATGCAAAGAATCTGGCTGAGTATCTGCGCTCCACTATCGAGAAGATTGTCCTCAAACGGCCGAATACCGGTGCTGTAGTGGGTGGCATTTCAGTGTCGATCGGCGTAGCAGCATTCCGTATGGGTGAAACCATTGAAGACTTCCTTAACCGCTGTGATCAGGCGCTCTATCGCTCAAAATCACTAGGCAGAAATCGGGTGACGCTGGCCGATTAA
- a CDS encoding cold-shock protein produces MSERQTGTVKWFDSGKGYGFIERENGKDLFVHFRAIAGEGHRSLEDGQKVEFTEVEGKKGPQADNVVPL; encoded by the coding sequence ATGTCAGAAAGACAGACAGGAACCGTAAAATGGTTCGACAGCGGTAAGGGTTATGGTTTTATCGAGCGTGAGAACGGCAAGGATCTTTTCGTCCATTTTCGCGCCATCGCAGGTGAAGGACACCGTTCTTTAGAAGACGGTCAAAAGGTGGAGTTTACTGAGGTTGAGGGTAAGAAAGGTCCGCAGGCTGACAACGTAGTCCCCCTGTAA
- a CDS encoding proline dehydrogenase family protein has protein sequence MNRELEESIQTIGHQLWAEMQSRSDTGPRGWIDRLLAQLLTDDHLRLQGLRFVDTVPLLTDDTQLVNHFREYFSAIDDHRLPPLLAWGIRRSTKLALPAVMAPVIRTAVRQVAHRFIAGEDADGILGSVVKLQGRGVRTSLDMLGEATVSEAEAQGYQQAYLDLIARVSESGKSAVLESDLNLSVKVSSLYSQISAVDTEGSIRQLAERLRPICNAAMAAGFSVTLDMEQYDYKAIILQLFKQLAMEEPFRQWDGLGIVIQAYLCDADSDLADLIGWVEMRGTPIMVRLVRGAYWDMETVIAQQQGWPIPVWTNKDDTDACYERCLVRLFESALIRPAVATHNLRSIACAMALSQSTGRGPDDYEFQMLYGMSDALEPLLTERDLTLRLYLPFGELLQGIAYLVRRLLENSSDQSILPLMPSLDIAQILQPPQPRDVDETPVVTGFVNQPLHRFTQHEEREKFAATIASVEKELGKTYPLMLSGHIALQEQAIDSTNPADPTQLIGRVVSGGADDAEMALRLTLSATRDWRELSFNQRADYLDRIAGALADQRDWFAAWEVKEAGKGWAEADADVAEAIDFLQYYAHRARKLDGGYSPSLPGEENHLNYQPLGIGVILPPWNFPLAIPVGMLSAAIVCGNCVILKPASQTPVVAWHFCQLLQEIGLPEGVVTCLPGSGAEIGEALVRDPRTHFVAFTGSKEVGLHLHKLMSEITDGQRHIKRLIAEMGGKNAIIIDADADLDDAVTGVIDSAFGYQGQKCSACSRVICVDSIHDRFVSRLTEATRSLCMGDPKEPGSRIGPVISEEAKQRIMQHIEEAKITAKPHFIGGWEPNQAHYIAPVIFTDVEEESALSQEEIFGPVLAVMRAKDFTDALRIANSTAYALTGGLYSRLPSHLEQAKREFAVGNLYINRKITRAMVYRQPFGGFRLSGMGFKAGGPDYLLQFLQARNVTENTLRRGFAPSNLTTGD, from the coding sequence GTGAATAGGGAGCTGGAAGAAAGTATTCAAACCATTGGCCACCAGTTGTGGGCTGAGATGCAGTCGAGATCCGATACAGGTCCTCGAGGATGGATCGATCGATTGCTTGCACAATTACTCACTGACGATCACTTACGCCTGCAGGGGCTGCGCTTCGTCGATACTGTACCCCTGCTCACCGACGATACGCAGCTGGTGAACCATTTCAGGGAATATTTCTCCGCAATCGATGATCATCGATTACCGCCGCTTCTTGCGTGGGGGATCAGACGAAGCACGAAACTCGCACTGCCGGCAGTGATGGCACCGGTGATCCGCACTGCGGTACGCCAGGTCGCCCACCGCTTCATCGCCGGGGAGGATGCTGACGGCATACTCGGCTCCGTCGTCAAACTGCAAGGCAGAGGGGTTCGTACAAGCCTGGATATGTTGGGTGAGGCGACGGTGAGTGAGGCGGAGGCCCAAGGTTATCAGCAGGCCTATCTCGATCTGATTGCCAGGGTGTCCGAAAGCGGCAAATCGGCTGTTTTGGAGAGTGACTTGAACCTTTCTGTCAAGGTCTCCTCCCTCTATTCACAGATCTCGGCCGTGGATACCGAAGGCAGTATTCGTCAGTTGGCTGAGCGCCTTCGGCCGATCTGCAATGCCGCCATGGCAGCGGGATTCAGTGTTACCCTCGATATGGAGCAGTACGACTATAAAGCGATCATCCTGCAGCTCTTCAAACAGCTTGCCATGGAGGAGCCATTCCGCCAATGGGATGGCTTGGGGATAGTCATTCAGGCCTATTTATGCGACGCGGATAGTGATCTTGCCGATCTCATAGGGTGGGTTGAAATGCGGGGAACGCCCATCATGGTGCGCTTGGTGCGGGGCGCCTATTGGGATATGGAGACCGTGATAGCCCAGCAACAGGGTTGGCCGATTCCGGTATGGACCAATAAAGACGATACCGATGCCTGCTATGAACGCTGTCTGGTTCGACTGTTCGAGTCAGCGTTAATTCGGCCAGCGGTGGCTACCCATAACCTGCGCAGTATCGCCTGTGCCATGGCCCTGTCCCAGTCGACGGGAAGAGGTCCGGACGACTACGAGTTTCAGATGCTGTATGGCATGTCAGATGCCTTGGAACCACTGTTAACCGAGCGTGATTTGACATTGCGTCTCTATCTGCCTTTTGGTGAGCTGTTGCAGGGTATCGCCTACCTGGTGAGGCGCCTGTTGGAGAATTCTTCGGATCAATCGATTCTACCCTTGATGCCGAGCCTGGATATCGCTCAGATATTACAACCTCCCCAGCCAAGGGATGTTGATGAAACCCCGGTTGTGACTGGATTCGTCAATCAGCCCCTGCATCGCTTCACGCAACATGAAGAGCGTGAGAAATTCGCCGCCACGATAGCGTCCGTGGAGAAAGAACTGGGTAAAACCTACCCGCTGATGTTATCGGGCCACATTGCTTTGCAGGAGCAGGCCATCGACTCCACCAATCCCGCTGATCCGACACAATTGATTGGCAGGGTCGTCAGTGGCGGTGCCGATGATGCAGAAATGGCGCTCCGCCTGACCCTGTCGGCCACTCGCGACTGGCGTGAACTGAGTTTCAACCAGCGGGCAGACTACCTGGATCGTATTGCCGGGGCATTGGCGGATCAGCGTGACTGGTTTGCCGCATGGGAGGTTAAAGAAGCGGGTAAGGGTTGGGCCGAGGCGGATGCGGATGTGGCGGAGGCGATCGATTTTCTTCAATACTATGCACATCGCGCGCGAAAGTTGGATGGTGGCTACAGCCCATCCCTGCCAGGAGAGGAAAACCACCTAAACTACCAGCCTCTGGGCATCGGCGTGATACTTCCACCTTGGAATTTTCCCCTGGCGATCCCGGTGGGGATGCTCTCGGCCGCCATTGTCTGCGGCAATTGTGTGATTCTTAAACCAGCATCACAGACACCTGTGGTTGCCTGGCACTTTTGTCAGCTGTTGCAGGAAATAGGACTTCCTGAGGGCGTGGTGACCTGTCTACCCGGCAGCGGGGCAGAGATCGGTGAAGCCCTGGTGCGGGATCCACGCACCCATTTTGTCGCATTCACCGGCTCCAAGGAGGTGGGTCTGCATCTCCATAAACTGATGTCGGAGATCACTGACGGGCAGCGCCATATCAAGCGTCTGATCGCCGAGATGGGAGGCAAGAATGCGATTATTATCGATGCGGATGCCGATCTGGATGATGCGGTCACCGGTGTCATCGATTCCGCGTTTGGTTATCAGGGGCAGAAATGCAGCGCCTGTTCCAGGGTGATCTGTGTGGATTCGATTCACGACAGATTCGTATCACGCCTGACAGAGGCGACCCGAAGTCTGTGCATGGGGGATCCAAAGGAACCCGGTAGCAGGATTGGCCCGGTGATCAGTGAAGAGGCAAAACAGCGCATAATGCAGCATATCGAAGAGGCCAAAATCACGGCTAAACCACACTTCATCGGTGGTTGGGAGCCGAATCAGGCCCACTATATTGCACCTGTCATCTTCACCGATGTGGAGGAGGAGTCAGCGTTGTCGCAAGAGGAGATATTCGGGCCGGTACTGGCGGTGATGCGGGCAAAGGATTTCACGGATGCCCTGCGTATCGCCAACAGTACCGCCTACGCCCTCACCGGCGGGCTCTATTCCCGACTACCTTCCCACTTGGAGCAGGCGAAGCGGGAGTTTGCGGTTGGCAATCTCTACATCAACCGAAAAATTACTCGTGCGATGGTGTATCGACAACCGTTTGGCGGATTCAGATTAAGTGGTATGGGATTCAAGGCGGGTGGGCCAGACTATCTGCTGCAATTCCTGCAAGCCAGAAATGTAACTGAGAACACGTTGCGGAGAGGTTTTGCGCCCAGTAATCTTACCACTGGAGATTGA